One part of the Arthrobacter sp. EM1 genome encodes these proteins:
- the ctaD gene encoding cytochrome c oxidase subunit I has protein sequence MALDQMSAVAVGTPPVPSGKGRIVVNWITSTDHKTIGYMYLIASFVFFCFGGVMALLIRAELFEPGMQILQTKEQYNQLFTMHGTVMLLMFATPLFAGFANVIMPLQIGAPDVAFPRLNALAFWFFLFGSTIAVSGFITPQGAASFGWFAYAPLSNTTFSPGVGGDLWVFGLALSGFGTILGAVNFITTVICMRAPGMTMWRMPIFTWNILVTAILVLMAFPPLAAALFALGADRRFGAHIFDPENGGAVLWQHLFWFFGHPEVYIIALPFFGIVTEIFPVFSRKPIFGYKGLVYATISIAALSVTVWAHHMYVTGSVLLPFFSFMTMLIAVPTGVKFFNWIGTMWRGSITFETPMLWSLGFLATFLFGGLTGIILASPPLDFHVSDSYFVVAHFHYVVFGTVVFAMFAGFYFWWPKFTGKMLNERLGKIHFWMLFLGFHGTFLIQHWLGVEGMPRRYADYMPQDNFTWMNQFSTYSSFLLGASLIPFFWNVYITWRSNERVEVDDPWGFGASLEWATSCPPPRHNFTSLPRIRSERPALDLHHPEVSARVHDASRSPAAATLGAADLGERDPRSPDPSD, from the coding sequence ATGGCTCTAGACCAGATGAGCGCCGTTGCGGTTGGCACGCCGCCGGTGCCCAGCGGCAAGGGACGCATTGTCGTCAACTGGATCACCTCGACTGACCATAAGACCATCGGGTACATGTACCTGATTGCCTCTTTTGTGTTCTTTTGCTTCGGCGGTGTGATGGCGCTGTTGATCCGTGCCGAGCTGTTCGAACCGGGTATGCAGATCCTGCAGACCAAGGAGCAGTACAACCAGCTCTTCACGATGCACGGCACGGTGATGCTGCTGATGTTCGCGACGCCGCTGTTCGCGGGCTTCGCGAACGTGATTATGCCGCTGCAGATCGGTGCCCCCGACGTCGCCTTCCCGCGGCTGAACGCGCTGGCCTTCTGGTTTTTCCTCTTCGGCTCCACTATCGCCGTGTCCGGGTTCATCACTCCGCAGGGTGCGGCGTCGTTTGGCTGGTTTGCTTATGCGCCGTTGTCCAACACGACCTTCAGCCCCGGTGTGGGCGGTGACCTCTGGGTCTTTGGCCTGGCGCTGTCCGGTTTCGGTACCATCCTTGGCGCGGTGAACTTCATCACCACGGTTATTTGCATGCGTGCCCCGGGTATGACCATGTGGCGGATGCCGATTTTCACCTGGAACATCCTGGTGACGGCGATCCTGGTGCTGATGGCGTTCCCGCCGCTGGCCGCGGCGTTGTTCGCGCTCGGTGCTGACCGCCGCTTCGGGGCGCATATTTTTGATCCGGAGAACGGCGGCGCGGTCCTCTGGCAGCACCTGTTCTGGTTCTTCGGCCACCCCGAGGTTTACATCATTGCCCTGCCGTTCTTCGGCATCGTCACGGAGATTTTCCCGGTCTTCAGCCGCAAGCCGATCTTCGGCTACAAGGGCCTGGTCTATGCAACGATTTCCATTGCCGCGCTGTCCGTGACCGTGTGGGCGCACCACATGTACGTGACCGGCTCGGTGCTGCTGCCGTTCTTCTCATTTATGACCATGTTGATTGCCGTTCCGACCGGGGTGAAGTTCTTCAACTGGATCGGCACCATGTGGCGGGGATCGATTACCTTTGAGACGCCGATGTTGTGGAGCCTGGGCTTCCTGGCGACCTTCCTGTTCGGCGGCCTGACCGGCATCATCCTGGCTTCGCCGCCGCTGGACTTCCATGTCTCCGATTCCTACTTTGTGGTGGCTCACTTCCACTACGTGGTCTTCGGCACCGTGGTGTTCGCGATGTTCGCCGGGTTCTATTTCTGGTGGCCGAAGTTCACCGGGAAGATGCTCAACGAACGCCTCGGCAAGATCCATTTTTGGATGCTGTTCCTGGGCTTCCACGGCACCTTCCTGATCCAGCACTGGCTCGGCGTGGAGGGTATGCCGCGCCGCTATGCGGACTACATGCCGCAGGATAACTTCACCTGGATGAACCAGTTCTCCACCTACTCCTCGTTCCTGCTTGGCGCGTCGCTGATCCCGTTCTTCTGGAACGTCTACATCACCTGGCGCAGCAACGAACGCGTCGAAGTGGACGATCCGTGGGGCTTTGGCGCCTCTCTGGAGTGGGCCACCTCCTGCCCGCCGCCGCGGCACAACTTCACCTCGTTGCCGCGGATCCGCTCCGAGCGACCGGCCCTGGACCTCCACCACCCGGAGGTGAGCGCCCGCGTGCACGACGCTTCGCGTAGTCCGGCCGCTGCCACGCTGGGGGCAGCAGACCTGGGCGAGAGGGACCCGCGGTCCCCTGATCCCAGCGACTGA
- a CDS encoding ADP-ribosylglycohydrolase family protein — translation MSTEPATTPAPEPAPSHASRIHGCLLGGALGDSLGYAVESDDISTIRGKFGAEGLRGFAALDGVSHFSDDTQLTLYTVDGLLEALEWANSGVGADTNACLWLAYLRWLASQGVPVPEAAPFQPPRWIDTHAVLKQRRSPNDACLSGLATGEMGTYFRPVNPESKGCGTVMRSAPFGLIPYIAAGDVYKLSADAASLTHGHPAARQSAGIFSLVIHALVSGRSLREAAEDALGLFANSPLRKDEQVDPDVMARLGTALRLGTARARLEPEELVRTLGAGRVAEEALAIALYAVLATEPDPTSPAGSPAEHFRTAIAVAVNHSGDSDSTASIAGNILGAFYGEDCLPAQWLEALEAPEVIRGMATRLAAVTGP, via the coding sequence ATGAGTACCGAGCCCGCAACGACCCCAGCACCAGAACCCGCCCCGTCGCACGCATCCCGGATCCACGGCTGCCTGCTGGGCGGCGCGCTGGGTGATTCACTCGGGTACGCCGTCGAATCCGACGACATCTCCACCATCCGCGGAAAATTCGGGGCGGAGGGGCTGCGCGGGTTTGCGGCACTCGACGGGGTCAGCCACTTTTCCGACGACACGCAACTCACGCTGTACACCGTGGACGGGCTGCTGGAAGCGCTGGAGTGGGCCAACTCCGGTGTGGGCGCGGACACAAACGCCTGCCTGTGGCTCGCCTACCTGCGCTGGCTCGCCAGCCAGGGAGTGCCGGTTCCGGAAGCCGCCCCGTTCCAGCCGCCGCGATGGATCGATACCCACGCCGTCCTCAAACAGCGGCGCTCCCCCAACGATGCCTGCCTGAGCGGACTCGCGACGGGAGAAATGGGAACGTATTTCCGTCCCGTCAACCCGGAGTCCAAGGGTTGCGGCACGGTGATGCGCTCGGCCCCGTTCGGTTTGATCCCCTACATTGCCGCCGGCGACGTCTACAAGCTCAGCGCCGACGCAGCCTCGCTGACCCATGGGCACCCCGCGGCGCGGCAGAGCGCCGGCATCTTCAGCCTTGTTATCCATGCGCTGGTCTCCGGCCGGAGCCTGCGCGAGGCAGCCGAAGACGCCCTCGGACTCTTTGCGAACAGCCCGCTGCGCAAGGACGAACAGGTTGATCCCGACGTTATGGCCCGGCTTGGCACCGCACTGCGGCTTGGCACCGCCCGTGCACGGCTGGAGCCGGAGGAGCTGGTCCGGACTCTTGGTGCGGGCCGGGTGGCAGAGGAAGCACTTGCCATTGCGCTGTACGCGGTGCTCGCCACCGAACCGGATCCGACGTCGCCTGCCGGAAGCCCGGCGGAGCACTTCCGCACGGCAATCGCCGTCGCGGTTAACCACAGCGGGGACAGCGACTCCACCGCATCGATTGCCGGCAATATCCTGGGGGCGTTCTACGGCGAGGATTGCCTTCCCGCGCAGTGGCTTGAGGCACTGGAGGCTCCGGAGGTCATCCGCGGCATGGCGACCAGGCTGGCCGCTGTCACCGGCCCCTGA
- a CDS encoding DUF4395 domain-containing protein, translating into MSKLTSAPAAPPAPARASRGSVDWRTVFAFPNPVNEYAARVTAALVVLLSLVTLLTGFGWGLAVIAAGFWLRVLFGPRISPLAQLSVRVLTPRLGKSRLVPGPPKRFAQGIGAVLSTAAALLLAAGLAPAAWILLALLIIAASLEAFAGYCLGCAVFGFLQRRGLIPEDVCEACNNISLRRA; encoded by the coding sequence ATGAGCAAACTAACCTCGGCACCGGCCGCGCCGCCGGCACCCGCCCGGGCGTCGCGCGGCTCCGTCGACTGGCGCACGGTTTTTGCGTTTCCGAACCCGGTGAATGAATACGCAGCCCGGGTCACTGCCGCACTGGTGGTGTTGCTTTCGCTGGTTACCCTGCTGACCGGCTTCGGCTGGGGTCTGGCCGTGATTGCCGCCGGGTTCTGGCTGCGTGTCCTTTTCGGTCCGCGGATTTCACCGCTCGCCCAACTTTCCGTCCGGGTCCTGACGCCCCGGCTGGGGAAAAGCCGATTGGTCCCCGGCCCGCCGAAGCGTTTCGCCCAGGGCATCGGTGCGGTCCTGTCCACGGCTGCGGCACTCCTGCTCGCCGCCGGACTTGCACCGGCGGCGTGGATCCTGCTGGCGCTCCTGATTATTGCGGCGTCCCTGGAAGCGTTTGCCGGTTACTGCCTGGGCTGCGCCGTTTTCGGCTTCCTGCAGCGCCGCGGCCTGATTCCCGAGGACGTGTGCGAGGCCTGCAACAACATTTCGCTCCGCCGGGCCTAA
- a CDS encoding exonuclease domain-containing protein has translation MGLDFTAIDFETANGFRGSPCAVGLSKVRGGVVVEEASWLMRPPENHDRFDHHNVRIHGIRPEQVAGLPRFGELFPEIGAFIGGDVLAAHNAAFDLGVIRSGLEVSGLAGPAYDYVCTVMLSRRCYSLVSNSLPYAAEEAGVPLLNHHDAAEDARACAGILIDIAARNGAGSVAELYLSLGLAVSRQEAFDPLCDPLSKASQSALDALAAGPAALAPARPYQPGWPEEGANPPPNASAAAGHPLFGQTVVFTGELAIPRPEAKVRSAELGARPESRVTARTTLLVVGDGFVAADLRSGRLTGKARRVLELHARGQRIEVLSEGEFLQMVGGHVASAASA, from the coding sequence GTGGGTTTGGACTTTACGGCGATCGACTTTGAGACCGCGAACGGCTTCCGAGGTTCACCGTGCGCTGTTGGCCTGAGCAAGGTCCGCGGCGGTGTAGTGGTCGAGGAGGCCTCGTGGCTGATGCGGCCGCCGGAAAACCATGACCGCTTCGACCACCACAACGTGCGGATCCACGGCATCCGGCCTGAGCAGGTCGCAGGGTTGCCGCGTTTCGGTGAACTCTTCCCGGAAATCGGCGCGTTCATCGGCGGCGACGTCCTGGCCGCCCACAATGCCGCGTTTGACCTGGGCGTGATCCGCTCCGGCCTGGAGGTCTCCGGCTTGGCGGGGCCCGCCTATGATTACGTCTGCACCGTGATGCTTTCCCGCCGCTGCTATTCCCTGGTGTCCAATTCGCTGCCGTACGCGGCCGAGGAGGCCGGTGTTCCGCTGCTCAACCACCACGACGCCGCTGAGGACGCGCGGGCGTGCGCCGGGATCCTGATTGACATCGCCGCGCGCAACGGGGCCGGCAGTGTCGCGGAGCTGTACCTGTCCCTGGGCCTGGCGGTGTCCCGCCAGGAGGCTTTCGACCCGCTGTGCGATCCGCTCTCCAAGGCCAGCCAGTCAGCCCTCGATGCCCTCGCCGCGGGACCGGCAGCCCTGGCGCCCGCGCGGCCCTACCAGCCTGGCTGGCCGGAGGAAGGCGCCAATCCACCGCCGAACGCATCCGCCGCGGCCGGCCACCCGCTGTTCGGCCAGACCGTGGTCTTCACCGGCGAACTGGCCATTCCCCGGCCCGAGGCGAAGGTCCGTTCCGCCGAGCTGGGCGCCCGGCCCGAAAGCCGGGTCACTGCCCGCACCACCTTGCTGGTGGTCGGAGACGGTTTTGTCGCCGCCGACCTTCGCTCCGGCCGGCTGACCGGAAAGGCCAGGCGGGTGCTGGAGCTGCACGCACGCGGGCAACGGATCGAGGTCCTGTCCGAGGGCGAATTCCTGCAGATGGTGGGCGGGCACGTGGCCTCCGCCGCGAGTGCCTGA
- a CDS encoding VTT domain-containing protein: MSDFAVSTFGGAGPVQPRLASFLPDWLNPQVFLADPALAPWVVLLVCGIIFAETGLLIGFFLPGDSMLFTAGLLVATGTIKFNIVAFAALIIVAAIIGNQAGYLIGSKAGPAIFNRENSKLFKRENVESAHAFFEKHGGKALILARFVPIIRTFVPVIVGVAQMNKRQFFVFNVIGAVLWGGGVTLLGYLLGDTVPWVRENLDIIFIAIVLVSVIPIGIEVIRGLTARRQAEKYGTGVVAEFIEEHEPEEERKTP; encoded by the coding sequence TTGAGTGACTTTGCCGTGTCCACGTTCGGCGGCGCGGGCCCGGTGCAGCCGCGGCTTGCCTCCTTCCTGCCCGACTGGCTGAACCCCCAGGTCTTCCTGGCCGACCCCGCCCTTGCGCCGTGGGTGGTCCTGCTGGTGTGTGGCATCATCTTCGCCGAAACCGGCCTGCTGATCGGCTTCTTCCTGCCGGGAGACTCGATGCTCTTCACGGCCGGGCTCCTGGTGGCCACCGGGACCATCAAGTTCAACATCGTTGCCTTCGCTGCGCTGATCATCGTTGCGGCGATCATCGGCAACCAGGCCGGTTACCTGATTGGCTCCAAGGCGGGCCCGGCGATTTTCAACCGGGAAAACTCGAAGCTCTTTAAGCGCGAGAATGTCGAAAGCGCACATGCCTTTTTCGAGAAGCACGGCGGCAAGGCCTTGATCCTGGCCCGATTTGTGCCGATCATCAGGACCTTCGTCCCCGTGATTGTTGGGGTGGCCCAGATGAACAAGCGCCAGTTCTTTGTCTTCAACGTCATCGGCGCCGTGCTGTGGGGCGGCGGCGTGACGCTCCTGGGTTACCTGCTGGGCGACACCGTCCCGTGGGTCCGGGAAAACCTGGACATCATCTTCATCGCGATTGTCCTTGTCTCCGTGATCCCGATCGGCATTGAGGTTATCCGCGGGCTCACCGCCAGGCGCCAGGCCGAAAAATACGGCACCGGCGTCGTTGCGGAGTTCATCGAAGAACACGAGCCCGAAGAGGAACGCAAGACCCCATAA
- the rdgB gene encoding RdgB/HAM1 family non-canonical purine NTP pyrophosphatase, producing MTAAPEGHHAAPLLVLATHNQGKLRELRDLLRGQVPGLDVDTQVVDAGAVGAPDVAETGVTFAENSLLKARAVAQATGLVAIADDSGLAVDVLGGAPGIFSARWAGRHGDDAANLRLLLSQLADVPDEHRGAAFVCAAALAVPGLAPGDGREVVEFGQLEGTLLREPRGTGGFGYDPVLRPHGLDRSCAELSSQEKNAISHRGHAFRALLPAIVEALAGR from the coding sequence GTGACAGCGGCTCCGGAAGGACATCACGCCGCACCGTTGCTGGTTCTCGCAACACATAACCAGGGCAAGCTCCGGGAACTGCGTGACCTCCTGCGCGGGCAGGTGCCCGGGCTCGACGTCGACACCCAGGTGGTGGATGCGGGTGCCGTCGGTGCCCCTGACGTCGCCGAGACCGGCGTAACGTTTGCGGAAAATTCGCTGCTCAAGGCACGCGCGGTGGCGCAGGCGACCGGGCTGGTGGCAATCGCCGACGACTCCGGCCTCGCCGTCGACGTCCTCGGCGGTGCTCCCGGGATCTTCTCGGCCCGCTGGGCCGGCCGGCACGGCGACGACGCCGCGAACCTGAGGCTGCTGCTCAGCCAGCTTGCCGACGTTCCCGACGAACACCGCGGTGCCGCTTTTGTCTGTGCGGCGGCACTGGCCGTTCCCGGCCTGGCCCCCGGGGACGGCCGGGAAGTCGTGGAGTTCGGGCAGTTGGAGGGCACGCTGCTGCGTGAACCCCGCGGAACCGGCGGCTTCGGCTACGACCCGGTGCTCCGGCCGCATGGCCTGGACCGCAGCTGTGCGGAACTGAGTTCGCAGGAGAAGAACGCTATCAGCCACCGGGGGCACGCGTTCAGGGCACTGCTCCCGGCCATCGTGGAGGCGCTGGCCGGGCGGTAG
- the rph gene encoding ribonuclease PH — MTSEALTAPVIRADGRTPDQLRPISITRGWSKQAEGSALIEFGNTRVLCTASLTQGVPRWLKGEGRGWVTAEYAMLPRATNTRSDRESVKGKIGGRTHEISRLIGRSLRSIIDTKALGEITIVLDCDVLQADGGTRTAAITGAYVALAEAIRFARENKMIPRTAQPLIDTIAAVSVGIIDGVPMLDLPYVEDVRAETDMNVVVTGSGKFVEVQGTAEGAPFDRDELNKLLDLALMGTEQLAAIQRDTLAEAP, encoded by the coding sequence ATGACTTCCGAAGCCTTAACTGCCCCCGTTATCCGAGCCGATGGCCGAACCCCCGACCAGCTGCGACCGATCAGCATCACCCGCGGCTGGTCCAAACAGGCCGAGGGATCGGCCCTGATCGAGTTCGGCAACACCAGGGTGCTGTGCACTGCTTCCCTTACCCAGGGTGTTCCGCGCTGGCTCAAGGGAGAAGGCCGCGGCTGGGTCACCGCGGAGTACGCCATGCTGCCGCGCGCCACCAACACCCGCTCTGACCGCGAGTCCGTCAAGGGCAAGATCGGCGGACGCACCCACGAGATTTCCCGGCTGATCGGCCGCTCGCTGCGCTCCATCATCGACACCAAGGCGCTGGGGGAGATCACGATCGTGCTGGACTGTGACGTCCTGCAGGCCGACGGCGGGACCCGGACCGCGGCCATCACCGGCGCCTACGTGGCCCTGGCGGAGGCCATCCGCTTCGCCCGCGAGAACAAAATGATCCCCCGCACTGCCCAGCCGCTGATCGACACCATCGCAGCGGTATCCGTCGGGATCATTGACGGCGTTCCAATGCTGGATCTGCCTTACGTTGAGGACGTCCGAGCCGAGACCGACATGAACGTTGTGGTGACCGGATCCGGAAAGTTCGTTGAAGTCCAGGGCACCGCCGAAGGTGCCCCGTTCGACCGCGATGAGCTGAACAAACTGCTCGACCTCGCCCTGATGGGTACCGAGCAGCTTGCCGCTATCCAGCGTGACACCCTGGCGGAGGCCCCGTGA
- a CDS encoding MBL fold metallo-hydrolase, translating to MKLTIVGCTGSFPGPGSPASCYLLTANDGERSWKIVLDLGSGALGAIQRYTDLEDIDGIFLTHLHPDHCMDLCGLHVAVRWKPGGWGRGRIPVWGPAATADRMATAYGLDLDPGMHEEFDFSHWAERKPVTMGPFTVTPYTVNHPVDEGYALRVEVTEPDKDGNPVARVLSYSGDTDACSGLEDAARDADLFLCEAAFEEGRDDAIKDVHLTGRRAGEAAVAAGARRLLLTHIPVWTSPTTVMAEAKQVFGQHVAVAVAGVHYTI from the coding sequence GTGAAGCTGACCATCGTGGGCTGTACCGGTTCCTTTCCGGGGCCGGGATCGCCGGCATCGTGCTACCTGTTGACCGCCAACGACGGCGAACGGAGCTGGAAGATCGTCTTGGACCTCGGCAGTGGCGCGCTCGGGGCCATCCAGCGGTACACCGACCTGGAGGACATTGACGGGATTTTCCTCACCCACCTGCACCCGGACCACTGTATGGACCTGTGCGGACTGCACGTCGCGGTGCGGTGGAAGCCAGGCGGCTGGGGACGCGGCAGGATTCCGGTGTGGGGGCCCGCCGCCACCGCCGACCGGATGGCCACCGCCTACGGCCTGGATCTTGACCCCGGAATGCATGAGGAATTCGATTTTAGCCACTGGGCCGAGCGCAAGCCGGTGACCATGGGGCCGTTCACCGTTACCCCGTACACCGTCAACCACCCGGTCGATGAAGGCTACGCCCTCCGCGTCGAGGTCACGGAACCGGACAAGGACGGCAACCCGGTTGCCCGTGTGCTCAGCTATTCCGGTGACACCGACGCCTGCAGCGGGCTCGAGGACGCGGCCCGGGATGCCGATCTGTTCCTGTGCGAGGCGGCGTTCGAGGAAGGGCGCGACGACGCCATTAAGGACGTGCACCTGACCGGCCGACGCGCCGGGGAGGCCGCTGTTGCCGCCGGTGCCCGGCGGCTGCTGCTGACCCATATCCCGGTCTGGACGTCCCCGACCACAGTGATGGCGGAAGCCAAGCAGGTCTTCGGACAGCACGTTGCCGTTGCTGTGGCGGGCGTGCACTACACCATCTGA
- the murI gene encoding glutamate racemase, with the protein MAATLAKPYPRIIMTSASSMDPAAPAVADSPAGNSTASQTASRIGSRPIGVFDSGVGGLTVARSIIDQLPNESILYVGDTANGPYGPLPIAEVRANALGVMDELVDSGVKLLTIACNSASAAVLRDARERYTARYGIPVIEVIQPAVRRAVAATRSGRVGVIGTSATIGSRAYEDTFAAAPDLHITSVACPAFVSYVEAGITTGPELLAVAREYLEPLRTAGVDTVVLGCTHYPLLTGVISYVMGEDVTLVSSAEETAKDVYRALASRGLERTDSTDPVHSFIATGDAAQFEHLARRFLGPEVLSVRHVDHVAAQYPTGSLARITPEMIAAAQAGTNRRRISNFVGGPGL; encoded by the coding sequence ATGGCCGCGACCTTGGCTAAGCCCTATCCTCGAATAATCATGACTTCAGCATCGAGCATGGATCCGGCAGCGCCAGCTGTTGCGGACTCCCCAGCAGGCAACAGCACCGCCAGCCAGACCGCCAGCCGGATCGGTTCGCGCCCCATCGGGGTGTTCGATTCCGGCGTCGGCGGACTCACCGTGGCCCGGTCCATCATCGACCAACTGCCCAACGAATCCATTCTCTATGTCGGCGACACCGCCAACGGCCCCTACGGGCCGCTTCCCATCGCCGAGGTCCGGGCCAACGCCCTGGGGGTAATGGATGAGCTGGTCGATTCCGGTGTGAAGCTGCTGACCATCGCGTGCAACTCGGCGTCGGCTGCGGTGTTGCGCGATGCCCGCGAACGCTACACAGCCCGTTACGGGATCCCCGTCATAGAGGTCATCCAGCCGGCCGTGCGCCGTGCCGTGGCCGCCACCCGCAGCGGCCGCGTCGGAGTCATCGGTACTTCGGCAACCATCGGCTCCCGCGCGTATGAGGACACCTTCGCTGCCGCCCCGGACCTGCACATCACCTCCGTGGCCTGCCCGGCCTTTGTGTCCTACGTCGAAGCCGGAATCACCACCGGCCCGGAGCTGCTCGCCGTAGCCCGCGAGTATCTGGAACCGCTCAGGACCGCGGGCGTGGACACAGTTGTGCTGGGCTGCACGCACTACCCGCTGCTAACCGGCGTCATTTCCTACGTGATGGGGGAGGACGTCACCCTCGTCTCAAGTGCCGAGGAGACCGCCAAGGACGTCTACCGGGCCCTGGCCTCCCGCGGACTGGAACGGACCGACAGCACGGATCCGGTGCACAGCTTTATTGCGACCGGGGACGCCGCACAGTTCGAACACCTCGCCCGCCGCTTCCTCGGACCCGAAGTGCTCAGCGTCCGCCACGTGGACCACGTCGCTGCGCAATACCCCACAGGAAGCCTGGCCAGGATCACACCGGAGATGATTGCCGCGGCGCAGGCCGGCACGAACCGTCGCCGGATCTCCAATTTCGTTGGGGGGCCGGGGCTGTGA
- a CDS encoding DUF2017 domain-containing protein, translating to MAKAFKFGVKGVTGYLEPAERELLRSLFDDVVSMLEPGERADQDPLAALVGLDTEAREPSDRALRRLLPNVSKDDDAASLEFRRYTERSLRESKIGALKAASLGLDKEELVLAPADARHWSMALNDVRLVLAERLDIRDDEDAGHVHLMQDWSQAEDVESYLALVYNFTTWLQESLVQAMLQSLETRR from the coding sequence GTGGCTAAGGCATTTAAATTCGGCGTCAAAGGCGTCACCGGCTATCTGGAACCGGCCGAACGGGAGCTTCTGCGCAGCCTCTTCGACGACGTTGTGTCCATGCTGGAGCCGGGGGAACGTGCCGACCAGGACCCCCTTGCTGCCCTTGTCGGACTGGACACCGAGGCCCGCGAACCGTCCGACCGCGCCCTGCGCCGGCTGCTCCCGAACGTTTCGAAGGACGACGACGCCGCCTCGCTGGAGTTCCGCCGGTATACCGAACGGTCGCTGCGCGAAAGCAAAATCGGCGCGCTGAAGGCCGCGTCCCTGGGACTGGACAAGGAGGAACTGGTCCTGGCCCCCGCCGATGCACGGCACTGGTCCATGGCGCTCAACGATGTCCGTCTGGTGCTCGCCGAACGCCTGGACATCCGCGACGACGAGGACGCCGGGCACGTGCACCTGATGCAGGACTGGTCCCAGGCCGAGGACGTCGAAAGCTACCTGGCCCTGGTCTACAACTTCACCACCTGGCTGCAGGAGTCCCTGGTCCAGGCCATGCTGCAGTCGCTGGAGACGCGCCGCTGA
- the clpS gene encoding ATP-dependent Clp protease adapter ClpS, giving the protein MTLSVALGPDTQESTHTGTVTSTDVLTAPDIPWNLVIWNDPVNLMSYVSYVFRSYFGYSEAKANKLMLEVHKKGRSIVAHGSKEQVEQHAVAMHGYGLWATVEKATGGSGSGGGSGKGKGKRG; this is encoded by the coding sequence ATGACCCTTAGCGTTGCGCTCGGACCTGACACCCAGGAGAGCACCCACACCGGAACAGTGACGTCCACGGACGTCCTTACCGCCCCGGATATCCCGTGGAATCTGGTGATCTGGAATGATCCGGTGAACCTGATGAGCTACGTGAGCTATGTCTTCCGCAGCTACTTTGGCTATTCGGAGGCCAAAGCGAACAAACTGATGCTCGAAGTCCACAAAAAAGGACGCTCCATCGTGGCGCACGGCAGCAAGGAGCAGGTGGAGCAGCACGCCGTCGCGATGCACGGCTACGGTCTCTGGGCCACCGTGGAAAAGGCCACCGGCGGCTCCGGATCAGGCGGGGGATCAGGAAAGGGGAAGGGAAAACGTGGCTAA